A single region of the Nocardioides sp. W7 genome encodes:
- a CDS encoding DEDD exonuclease domain-containing protein, whose translation MSSTTHVARSRWESQRSFDELGRRLSEVTFCVVDLETTGGSAQGGSMITEIGAVKVRGGEVLGEFQTLVDPHTEIPPFIAVLTGISNAMVAGAPSIDSALPAFLEFAQGCVLVAHNAPFDVGFLQHFAAQQGRPWPAFEVLDTARLARRVITRDDAPNCKLASLARVFGSTTTPNHRALSDARATVDVLHGLMERLGGLGVHTLEELQTFSARVSTAQRRKRHLAEGLPHSPGVYLFRDDSERVLYIGTSRDLRTRVRSYFTASETRSRMGEMVGLASQVTGIECATALEAEVRELRLIAEHKPRYNRRSRFPEKVHFIKLTREPWPRLSLVKRVLDDDADYLGPFGSRKAAEKSLAALHDTFPVRQCSERMSRAPSRTPCVLAELGRCLSPCDGSVDEATYAAVVRQLRETLLHRPDEVVEAINDRMAALAADERFEEAGTHRDRLAAFIRAAARTQRLSALTRCSEVVAARREDDGRWAVHVVRFGRLAASGVIPPGADAHQFVRELRATAETVRSAPGPVPAATAEETEKVLRWLESPGIRLVEVDGEWVCPVAGATRHLALHDAVNESRRSLVPFADRRDLAPVAETRQRIR comes from the coding sequence ATGAGCAGCACCACCCACGTTGCGCGCTCCCGCTGGGAGTCGCAACGCAGTTTCGACGAGCTGGGCCGTCGACTGAGCGAGGTGACCTTCTGCGTGGTCGACCTCGAGACCACCGGCGGCTCCGCGCAGGGCGGCTCGATGATCACCGAGATCGGGGCGGTGAAGGTCCGCGGCGGCGAGGTGCTCGGCGAGTTCCAGACGCTGGTCGACCCGCACACCGAGATCCCGCCGTTCATCGCCGTGCTCACCGGCATCAGCAACGCGATGGTCGCGGGGGCGCCGTCGATCGACTCGGCGCTGCCGGCGTTCCTGGAGTTCGCGCAGGGCTGCGTGCTGGTGGCCCACAACGCGCCCTTCGACGTCGGCTTCCTCCAGCACTTCGCCGCCCAGCAGGGCCGGCCGTGGCCGGCGTTCGAGGTGCTCGACACCGCCCGGCTGGCCCGCCGGGTGATCACCCGCGACGACGCGCCCAACTGCAAGCTCGCCTCGCTGGCCCGGGTCTTCGGCTCCACCACGACGCCCAACCACCGGGCCCTCTCCGACGCCCGCGCGACCGTCGACGTCCTGCACGGCCTGATGGAGCGGCTGGGCGGGCTCGGCGTGCACACCCTCGAGGAGCTGCAGACCTTCTCGGCCCGGGTCAGCACCGCCCAGCGCCGCAAGCGCCACCTCGCGGAGGGGCTGCCGCACTCCCCCGGGGTCTACCTCTTCCGCGACGACAGCGAGCGGGTCCTGTACATCGGCACCTCCCGCGACCTGCGCACCCGCGTCCGCAGCTACTTCACCGCCTCCGAGACCCGGTCGCGGATGGGCGAGATGGTGGGCCTGGCCTCGCAGGTCACCGGCATCGAGTGCGCGACGGCCCTGGAGGCGGAGGTGCGTGAGCTGCGGCTGATCGCCGAGCACAAGCCGCGCTACAACCGGCGCTCGCGCTTCCCCGAGAAGGTCCACTTCATCAAGCTCACCCGGGAGCCCTGGCCGCGGCTGTCGCTGGTCAAGCGGGTCCTCGACGACGACGCCGACTACCTCGGGCCGTTCGGCTCCAGGAAGGCCGCCGAGAAGTCCCTCGCGGCGCTGCACGACACCTTCCCGGTGCGCCAGTGCTCGGAGCGGATGAGCCGCGCGCCCTCCCGCACCCCGTGCGTGCTGGCCGAGCTGGGTCGGTGCCTCTCCCCGTGCGACGGCAGCGTCGATGAGGCGACGTACGCCGCGGTGGTGCGCCAGCTGCGCGAGACCCTGCTGCACCGACCCGACGAGGTGGTCGAGGCGATCAACGACCGGATGGCCGCGCTGGCCGCGGACGAGCGCTTCGAGGAGGCCGGCACCCACCGCGACCGGCTCGCGGCGTTCATCCGGGCCGCCGCCCGCACGCAGCGGCTCTCGGCGCTGACCCGCTGCTCCGAGGTGGTCGCGGCGCGCCGCGAGGACGACGGCCGCTGGGCCGTCCACGTCGTCCGGTTCGGCCGGCTCGCGGCGTCCGGGGTGATCCCACCCGGGGCCGACGCCCACCAGTTCGTCCGGGAGCTGCGAGCCACCGCCGAGACCGTCCGGAGCGCGCCCGGACCGGTGCCCGCGGCGACCGCCGAGGAGACCGAGAAGGTGCTGCGCTGGCTGGAGTCCCCCGGCATCCGGCTGGTCGAGGTCGACGGCGAATGGGTCTGCCCGGTCGCCGGTGCCACCCGCCACCTGGCCCTCCACGACGCCGTGAACGAGTCGCGCCGCTCCCTGGTCCCGTTCGCCGACCGGCGCGACCTGGCGCCGGTAGCGGAGACGCGCCAGCGGATCCGCTGA
- a CDS encoding heme-copper oxidase subunit III yields the protein MHGHHDRPSMVSVGTIIWLSSELMFFAALFASYFTIRSVSPDLWSQNTEILNIPFAAVNTTILVLSSLTCQLGVFAAERGQVGRTGSVFQVKGWGLREWFILTYIMGAVFVAGQAVEYATLVQEGVTIQDSAYGTMFYLTTGFHGIHVTGGLIAFLFVLGRTYIARRFTHEQAVSAIVVSYYWHFVDVVWIGLFATIYLVK from the coding sequence CTGCACGGGCACCACGACCGACCGAGCATGGTCAGCGTCGGGACGATCATCTGGCTCTCGAGCGAGCTGATGTTCTTCGCGGCGCTCTTCGCGTCGTACTTCACGATCCGCTCGGTGAGCCCCGACCTGTGGTCGCAGAACACCGAGATCCTCAACATCCCGTTCGCGGCGGTGAACACCACGATCCTGGTGCTGTCGTCACTGACGTGCCAGCTCGGCGTCTTCGCCGCCGAGCGTGGTCAGGTGGGTCGCACCGGCTCGGTCTTCCAGGTCAAGGGCTGGGGACTGCGCGAGTGGTTCATCCTGACCTACATCATGGGCGCGGTCTTCGTCGCCGGACAGGCCGTCGAGTACGCCACCCTCGTGCAGGAGGGCGTGACCATCCAGGACTCGGCCTACGGCACGATGTTCTACCTCACCACCGGGTTCCACGGGATCCACGTGACCGGTGGTCTGATCGCGTTCCTGTTCGTGCTCGGACGCACCTACATCGCCCGCCGATTCACCCATGAGCAGGCGGTCAGCGCCATCGTCGTCTCCTACTACTGGCACTTCGTCGACGTGGTCTGGATCGGGCTCTTCGCCACGATCTACCTCGTCAAGTAG
- a CDS encoding cytochrome c oxidase assembly protein, producing the protein MLNPAVTTALTTVLTTGPELPELSFGRFFSEWSLAPLPFVLTVWAVGLYGWGVLVLRRRGDRWPVGRTIAFVGVGMGSFYVATASGLASYDSTLLSVHMVQHMVLSMVVPMALALGAPVTLALRTLPAGPRRWLLAVLHSRVARVLSFPPLAFGLYVVSPWALYFTGWYDASLSSTYVHEMMHLHLVLVGSLFFWPLMGVDPVPGRVSYPFRVALTVLTLPFHAFLGVTIMGQDTLIGGEHYRALREGPMGSWLPGAADDQHLAGGILWASGDLVGLAFFGVLFFQWVRSSMKEAVREDRRLDLLEAREARERAASRAEP; encoded by the coding sequence GTGCTGAACCCTGCGGTGACGACCGCGCTGACCACCGTGCTGACGACCGGCCCCGAGCTCCCGGAGCTCTCCTTCGGGCGGTTCTTCTCGGAGTGGTCGCTGGCCCCGCTGCCGTTCGTGCTGACGGTGTGGGCGGTGGGTCTCTACGGATGGGGAGTCCTGGTGCTGCGCCGCCGGGGCGACCGCTGGCCGGTCGGTCGAACGATCGCGTTCGTCGGCGTCGGGATGGGCTCGTTCTACGTCGCGACGGCGTCCGGGCTGGCGTCATACGACTCGACGCTGCTGAGCGTGCACATGGTCCAGCACATGGTGCTCTCGATGGTCGTCCCGATGGCGCTCGCGCTCGGCGCCCCGGTCACCCTGGCGCTGCGCACCCTGCCGGCGGGCCCGCGGCGCTGGCTGCTCGCCGTGCTGCACTCGCGGGTGGCGCGGGTGCTGTCCTTCCCGCCGCTGGCCTTCGGCCTCTACGTCGTCTCGCCATGGGCGCTCTACTTCACCGGCTGGTACGACGCGTCGCTGTCCTCGACGTACGTCCACGAGATGATGCACCTGCACCTGGTGCTCGTCGGCTCGCTGTTCTTCTGGCCGCTGATGGGCGTGGACCCGGTGCCCGGGCGGGTGAGCTACCCGTTCCGGGTGGCGCTGACCGTGCTGACGCTGCCGTTCCACGCGTTCCTCGGCGTCACGATCATGGGCCAGGACACGCTGATCGGCGGCGAGCACTACCGGGCGCTGCGCGAGGGGCCGATGGGGTCGTGGCTGCCCGGCGCGGCCGACGACCAGCACCTGGCCGGCGGCATCCTGTGGGCCTCCGGTGACCTGGTGGGGCTCGCGTTCTTCGGGGTGCTGTTCTTCCAGTGGGTGCGCTCGTCGATGAAGGAGGCCGTGCGCGAGGACCGGCGCCTCGACCTCCTCGAGGCCCGGGAGGCCCGGGAGCGGGCCGCGAGCCGCGCCGAGCCGTGA
- a CDS encoding M48 family metallopeptidase, whose product MTPAARRTSLVTAALGGFAFVVLAVVLVPWDPVPGGALRPADPASLFTPAQLDRAAEFASRTDWIGYVSLAVRLAAACWLGFSRRGRALFARLPGPWWVAVVLAVAAFEIGLRLLTLPFAVLLRRQLLAYGLSTQSWPAWAVDLVKGEAVDIVGVSLALLVLVACARRWHRAWPAVAGGVAAVLVLLGSFAYPLVVEPLFNSFEPLPDGPLRTEILALAEQEGVDVDEVLVADASRRTTTLNAYVSGIGGSRRVVLYDNLVDDLPQDEALSVVAHELAHARHQDVVVGTLLGAAGTGFAIGLLGLVLGALRRRGGGSPADPTVVPLVPLVLALYAVAAVLSSPVQNTISRQVETRADVDAIRATGDPVAFVELQRQLALRSIADPEPPGWEHFWFGSHPTALTRTALAERMAERLAEDQE is encoded by the coding sequence GTGACCCCGGCGGCCCGCAGGACCTCGCTCGTGACGGCCGCCCTCGGTGGGTTCGCCTTCGTCGTGCTCGCCGTCGTGCTGGTGCCGTGGGACCCGGTCCCGGGCGGCGCCCTCCGACCGGCGGACCCGGCGTCGCTGTTCACCCCGGCACAGCTGGACCGGGCCGCGGAGTTCGCGAGCCGCACCGACTGGATCGGGTACGTCTCGCTGGCCGTCCGCCTGGCCGCCGCCTGCTGGCTCGGCTTCTCGCGGCGCGGCCGCGCGCTCTTCGCGCGGCTGCCGGGACCCTGGTGGGTGGCGGTGGTCCTGGCCGTGGCCGCCTTCGAGATCGGGCTCCGGCTGCTGACCCTGCCGTTCGCGGTGCTGCTGCGCCGCCAGCTGCTGGCCTACGGGCTGAGCACCCAGTCCTGGCCGGCCTGGGCGGTCGACCTGGTCAAGGGGGAGGCCGTCGACATCGTGGGCGTCTCGCTGGCCCTCCTGGTGCTGGTCGCCTGCGCCCGGCGCTGGCACCGGGCCTGGCCCGCGGTCGCCGGTGGCGTCGCTGCCGTGCTGGTGCTGCTGGGCTCGTTCGCCTACCCGCTGGTCGTCGAGCCGCTGTTCAACAGCTTCGAGCCGCTGCCGGACGGGCCGCTGCGGACCGAGATCCTCGCGCTGGCCGAGCAGGAGGGGGTGGACGTCGACGAGGTGCTGGTCGCGGACGCCTCGCGTCGGACGACCACCTTGAACGCCTACGTCTCCGGCATCGGCGGCAGTCGCCGGGTGGTGCTCTACGACAACCTGGTCGACGACCTGCCCCAGGACGAGGCGCTGTCCGTGGTTGCGCACGAGCTGGCCCACGCCCGGCACCAGGACGTCGTCGTCGGGACCCTGCTCGGCGCCGCCGGCACCGGCTTCGCGATCGGCCTGCTCGGGCTGGTGCTGGGTGCCCTGCGCCGCCGGGGCGGCGGCTCACCGGCCGACCCGACGGTGGTGCCGCTGGTGCCGCTGGTGCTGGCGCTGTACGCCGTCGCGGCCGTGCTGAGCAGTCCCGTGCAGAACACCATCAGCCGCCAGGTCGAGACCCGGGCCGACGTGGACGCGATCCGGGCGACCGGCGACCCGGTGGCGTTCGTCGAGCTGCAGCGGCAGCTGGCCCTGCGCTCGATCGCCGACCCCGAGCCGCCGGGCTGGGAGCACTTCTGGTTCGGCAGCCACCCGACCGCGCTGACGCGCACCGCCCTGGCCGAGCGGATGGCCGAACGACTGGCCGAGGATCAGGAGTAG
- a CDS encoding C40 family peptidase — translation MLNGRKRFITALAGLALAGSVGFIPTSPAQAEPDIDDVQARVDRLFHEAEQASERYNDAKLELTELRSDLGTLRADEKRQDAKLDVIRDQVADSLVSEYAGSATSAAGRLFVSDDPSAFLNQLSTMASYNDLQGDLLAGYSAEVDALEIRREATEARSKQVAKTEAALAAEKETTDGKLAEAEKLLDKLKAEEREALLSRGSQRVPSDVPASGRAGAAISYAMAQVGDAYVYGAAGPNAFDCSGLTMMAWAQAGVALPHSSSAQYSSGPRIAEGDLQPGDLVFYYSPISHVGMYIGNGMIVHAANPGTGVVVSDLHSMPYVGAVRPG, via the coding sequence GTGCTCAACGGTCGGAAGCGCTTCATCACTGCCCTCGCAGGGCTCGCCCTCGCCGGATCCGTCGGCTTCATTCCCACCTCGCCGGCGCAGGCCGAGCCGGACATCGACGATGTGCAGGCTCGCGTCGACCGGCTCTTCCACGAGGCCGAGCAGGCCTCGGAGCGCTACAACGACGCCAAGCTGGAGCTGACCGAGCTGCGCAGCGACCTCGGGACGCTCCGTGCCGACGAGAAGCGCCAGGACGCCAAGCTCGACGTGATCCGCGACCAGGTCGCCGACTCGCTGGTCAGCGAGTACGCCGGCTCCGCCACCTCGGCCGCCGGCCGGCTCTTCGTCTCCGACGACCCGAGCGCCTTCCTCAACCAGCTCTCGACGATGGCGAGCTACAACGACCTCCAGGGCGACCTGCTGGCCGGCTACTCCGCCGAGGTCGACGCGCTCGAGATCCGCCGCGAGGCCACTGAGGCGCGCTCGAAGCAGGTCGCGAAGACCGAGGCGGCGCTCGCCGCCGAGAAGGAGACGACCGACGGCAAGCTCGCCGAGGCCGAGAAGCTGCTCGACAAGCTGAAGGCCGAGGAGCGCGAGGCGCTGCTGTCCCGCGGCTCCCAGCGGGTCCCGTCCGACGTCCCGGCCTCGGGCCGCGCGGGCGCGGCGATCTCGTACGCCATGGCGCAGGTGGGCGACGCCTACGTCTACGGCGCCGCCGGTCCGAACGCGTTCGACTGCTCCGGCCTGACGATGATGGCCTGGGCCCAGGCCGGCGTCGCGCTGCCGCACTCCTCCAGCGCCCAGTACTCCTCCGGTCCGCGGATCGCCGAGGGCGACCTGCAACCGGGTGACCTGGTCTTCTACTACAGCCCGATCAGCCACGTCGGCATGTACATCGGCAACGGCATGATCGTGCACGCCGCGAACCCCGGCACCGGCGTGGTCGTCTCGGACCTGCACTCCATGCCGTACGTCGGCGCCGTCCGCCCTGGCTGA
- a CDS encoding Rieske 2Fe-2S domain-containing protein: protein MTGHDNLPVPAEEPIDNPGLPEHTWRPTDVDPKAEKRAERQVAAMFGLSAVCAVLFVVAYFALEIGDNHDTVLGLGASTVALGSSLGGALLLIGIGIIQWARKLMGDHEISEQRHPAASSEEDRAATIAALQAGLEESGIARRPLVRNSLLGAVAILGAPVIVLLRDLGPTNAQVSDAATGAGLEHTVWKQGMRIVRDVVGTPIRPSDIEIGDLFNAEPAAIFETDDNGQPLIEGVELQVAKSKAAVVLIRMDPADNVPARGRENWSVDGILCYSKICTHVGCPISLNERKTHHLLCPCHQSTFDLADAGRVIFGPAARALPQLPIAVDPEGYLVAQSDFTEPVGPSFWERDY, encoded by the coding sequence GTGACCGGCCACGACAACCTCCCCGTCCCGGCGGAGGAGCCGATCGACAACCCGGGCCTGCCGGAGCACACCTGGCGGCCGACCGATGTCGACCCCAAGGCCGAGAAGCGCGCCGAGCGCCAGGTCGCTGCGATGTTCGGGCTCTCCGCGGTCTGCGCCGTGCTCTTCGTGGTGGCCTACTTCGCCCTGGAGATCGGCGACAACCACGACACCGTCCTGGGCCTGGGCGCCTCGACCGTCGCCCTGGGCAGCAGCCTCGGCGGTGCGCTGCTGCTCATCGGCATCGGCATCATCCAGTGGGCACGCAAGCTGATGGGTGACCACGAGATCAGCGAGCAGCGCCACCCGGCCGCCTCCAGCGAGGAGGACCGGGCGGCCACCATCGCGGCCCTGCAGGCCGGCCTCGAGGAGTCCGGCATCGCGCGCCGTCCCCTGGTCCGCAACTCCCTGCTGGGTGCCGTCGCCATCCTGGGCGCCCCGGTGATCGTGCTGCTGCGCGACCTGGGCCCGACCAACGCCCAGGTGTCCGACGCGGCGACCGGTGCCGGCCTGGAGCACACCGTCTGGAAGCAGGGCATGCGCATCGTGCGCGACGTCGTCGGTACGCCGATCCGGCCCTCCGACATCGAGATCGGCGACCTGTTCAACGCCGAGCCTGCCGCGATCTTCGAGACCGACGACAACGGCCAGCCGCTGATCGAGGGTGTCGAGCTGCAGGTCGCGAAGTCCAAGGCCGCCGTCGTCCTGATCCGGATGGATCCGGCCGACAACGTGCCCGCCCGCGGACGCGAGAACTGGAGCGTCGACGGGATCCTCTGCTACTCCAAGATCTGCACTCACGTCGGCTGCCCGATCTCGCTGAACGAGCGCAAGACCCACCACCTGCTGTGCCCGTGCCACCAGTCGACCTTCGACCTGGCCGACGCGGGACGCGTCATCTTCGGCCCCGCGGCCCGGGCCCTGCCCCAGCTGCCGATCGCGGTCGACCCCGAGGGCTACCTCGTCGCCCAGAGCGACTTCACCGAGCCCGTCGGACCAAGCTTCTGGGAGCGTGACTACTGA
- the trpD gene encoding anthranilate phosphoribosyltransferase, with protein MTTWPEVLGALVAGEDLSADQTAWAMGELLAGEATPVQIAGFAVALRAKGETIAEVSGLADTMLARATPITVEGRLLDVVGTGGDRSMSVNISTMAAIVAAGAGARVVKHGNRSASSKSGSADVLEELGIRLDLPADRVAEVAVEAGITFCFSAAFHPAMRHAAVARRELGIGTTFNFLGPLTNPTRPGAQAIGCADARMAPVMAGVYAARGVDAWVFRGDDGLDELTTTTTSSVWVVHDGTVTETTVDPASYGLAPATTEDLRGGEPAYNADVVRRVMAGESGPVRDAVLLNAGAALAVHGTPGDPVDSALAAGLERAREAVDSGAAAALLDRWVAASSA; from the coding sequence GTGACGACCTGGCCTGAGGTCCTCGGCGCGCTCGTCGCCGGGGAGGACCTGTCCGCCGACCAGACCGCGTGGGCGATGGGCGAGCTGCTCGCCGGGGAGGCGACGCCCGTGCAGATCGCCGGCTTCGCGGTCGCGCTGCGGGCCAAGGGCGAGACGATCGCCGAGGTGAGCGGCCTCGCCGACACGATGCTGGCGCGCGCGACCCCGATCACCGTGGAGGGTCGGCTGCTCGATGTCGTCGGCACCGGCGGCGACCGCTCGATGTCGGTCAACATCTCCACGATGGCCGCCATCGTGGCCGCCGGCGCGGGCGCGCGGGTCGTCAAGCACGGCAACCGCTCGGCGTCCTCGAAGTCGGGCTCGGCCGACGTGCTCGAGGAGCTCGGCATCCGCCTCGACCTGCCGGCCGACCGGGTCGCCGAGGTCGCGGTCGAGGCGGGGATCACCTTCTGCTTCTCGGCCGCCTTCCACCCCGCGATGCGGCATGCCGCCGTCGCGCGCCGGGAGCTCGGCATCGGCACCACGTTCAACTTCCTCGGCCCGCTGACCAACCCCACCCGCCCGGGCGCCCAGGCGATCGGCTGTGCGGATGCCCGGATGGCACCGGTGATGGCCGGGGTGTACGCCGCCCGCGGGGTCGACGCCTGGGTCTTCCGCGGCGACGACGGCCTCGACGAGCTCACCACCACCACGACCTCGTCGGTGTGGGTCGTGCACGACGGCACCGTCACCGAGACCACGGTGGATCCGGCGTCGTACGGCCTGGCTCCGGCGACCACCGAGGACCTCCGCGGCGGCGAGCCCGCCTACAACGCCGACGTGGTGCGCCGGGTGATGGCCGGAGAGTCGGGTCCGGTGCGCGACGCCGTCCTGCTCAACGCGGGCGCGGCACTCGCCGTGCACGGCACGCCGGGCGACCCCGTCGACTCGGCCCTCGCCGCCGGTCTGGAGCGGGCCCGCGAGGCCGTCGACTCCGGAGCCGCGGCCGCGCTCCTGGACCGCTGGGTGGCGGCCAGCTCGGCCTGA
- a CDS encoding c-type cytochrome translates to MRLLNRSAGRLSRHRRSRLAGLALLLIGLLTTGGITYAVMPSSQAENAQSNAVQVEEGRKLFLQGCSFCHGQNGEGIATVNGDNYGPSLVGVGAAAVHFQVETGRMPLAQPGVQGQVKPRTFSDEEVEQLAAYVASLGPGPARPSEEDYSTNGLDDDEREAAISRGGQIFLTNCTACHNFNGKGGAMPQGGFAPDLSDTEAVHIYEAMLTGPGQMDSFSNGNLAPEEKRDVIAYLYSLREQPAYGGFTLGGLGPVSEGLFAWLIGIGGLVGFAVWIAAHTTRTTKKKVDA, encoded by the coding sequence GTGCGTCTCCTCAACCGCTCCGCCGGTCGACTCTCGCGGCATCGCCGCAGCCGTCTCGCCGGGTTGGCGCTGCTCCTCATCGGACTTCTCACCACAGGCGGGATCACCTATGCGGTGATGCCCAGCTCCCAGGCCGAGAACGCGCAGAGCAATGCCGTCCAGGTCGAGGAGGGGCGCAAGCTCTTCCTCCAGGGCTGCTCGTTCTGCCACGGTCAGAACGGCGAGGGCATCGCCACCGTCAACGGTGACAACTACGGCCCCTCCCTCGTGGGCGTCGGCGCCGCCGCCGTGCACTTCCAGGTCGAGACCGGCCGGATGCCGCTGGCCCAGCCAGGCGTCCAGGGTCAGGTCAAGCCCCGGACCTTCTCCGACGAGGAGGTCGAGCAGCTCGCGGCGTACGTCGCCTCGCTCGGCCCCGGCCCCGCCCGCCCCTCGGAGGAGGACTACAGCACCAACGGGCTCGACGATGACGAGCGCGAGGCCGCGATCTCCCGAGGCGGCCAGATCTTCCTCACCAACTGCACCGCCTGCCACAACTTCAACGGCAAGGGCGGCGCCATGCCCCAGGGCGGCTTCGCGCCCGACCTGAGCGACACCGAGGCCGTGCACATCTACGAGGCCATGCTGACCGGCCCCGGCCAGATGGACAGCTTCTCCAACGGCAACCTCGCGCCCGAAGAGAAGCGCGACGTCATCGCCTACCTCTACTCGCTGCGGGAGCAGCCGGCGTACGGCGGCTTCACCCTCGGCGGCCTCGGCCCCGTCTCCGAGGGCCTGTTCGCCTGGCTGATCGGCATCGGAGGCCTCGTGGGCTTCGCGGTCTGGATCGCCGCCCACACCACGCGCACGACGAAGAAGAAGGTGGACGCGTGA
- a CDS encoding Lrp/AsnC ligand binding domain-containing protein has protein sequence MITAIVFVKADVARIPEVAEAIAALDGVSEVYSVTGQIDLIALVRVREHDDIAAVVADRLNKVPGVNATETHIAFRAYSRHDLESAFSLGLD, from the coding sequence ATGATCACCGCCATCGTCTTCGTGAAGGCCGACGTCGCCCGGATCCCCGAGGTGGCCGAGGCGATCGCCGCCCTCGACGGCGTCAGCGAGGTCTACTCCGTGACCGGACAGATCGACCTGATCGCCCTGGTCCGGGTCCGCGAGCACGACGACATCGCCGCCGTCGTCGCCGACCGGCTCAACAAGGTCCCCGGCGTGAACGCGACCGAGACCCACATCGCCTTCCGCGCCTACTCCCGCCACGACCTGGAGTCCGCCTTCTCGCTGGGCCTCGACTGA
- a CDS encoding NYN domain-containing protein, translating into MALTADVLPAVVRLPPALRRVAEFAPVRRARLGAGAIITALADEEFRERVATQVAGRTSPDREDDAAGRAALAWLLRPEGWPTVVEEAAVELAERDGATERDEAEAARLRQRLEQVEQTLREVRAAHKVQVEEYKVEVSTLRRKLGEARAGERSAREEAEEATRAAEERRTATETASAAQDKELRRLRAQVERAEAELSAGRRAARSERDEGSLRARMLLDTVLESAAGLQRELALPPVSGAPGDRIERELAEAGAPAAASTAVPGGATPAVLEQYLSLPRARLLVDGYNVSKTAWPESTLEAQRTRLLGALAPLVARTGAEATVVFDAASSSTRPVVRVPRGVKVLFSPEGVIADDVLRELVAAEPRGRMVVVVSSDRAVATDVSRAGARAVASEALLGLLARTS; encoded by the coding sequence GTGGCGCTCACGGCCGACGTGCTCCCGGCCGTGGTCCGGCTGCCCCCCGCGCTGCGCCGGGTCGCGGAGTTCGCGCCGGTACGACGAGCGCGGCTGGGCGCCGGCGCGATCATCACCGCGCTGGCCGACGAGGAGTTCCGCGAGCGGGTCGCCACCCAGGTGGCGGGGCGTACCTCGCCCGACCGCGAGGACGACGCCGCGGGCCGCGCCGCCCTGGCCTGGCTGCTGCGCCCGGAGGGCTGGCCCACCGTCGTCGAGGAGGCCGCAGTCGAGCTCGCCGAGCGAGACGGGGCGACGGAGCGGGACGAGGCGGAGGCGGCCCGGTTGCGCCAGCGGCTGGAGCAGGTCGAGCAGACGCTGCGCGAGGTGCGGGCGGCGCACAAGGTGCAGGTCGAGGAGTACAAGGTCGAGGTCTCGACCCTGCGCCGCAAGCTGGGCGAGGCCCGGGCCGGCGAGCGCAGTGCGCGGGAGGAGGCCGAGGAGGCCACCCGGGCGGCCGAGGAGCGTCGTACGGCAACCGAGACGGCGTCCGCCGCGCAGGACAAGGAGCTCCGACGGCTGCGCGCTCAGGTGGAGCGGGCCGAGGCCGAGCTCAGCGCCGGTCGCCGCGCCGCTCGCTCCGAGCGCGACGAGGGCAGCCTCCGGGCCCGGATGCTCCTCGACACCGTGCTGGAGTCCGCGGCCGGGCTGCAGCGCGAGCTGGCCCTGCCTCCGGTCTCGGGCGCGCCGGGGGACCGGATCGAGCGCGAGCTCGCCGAGGCGGGCGCGCCGGCGGCGGCCTCCACCGCCGTACCGGGTGGCGCGACTCCGGCAGTGCTCGAGCAGTACCTCTCCCTGCCCCGCGCGCGACTGCTCGTCGACGGCTACAACGTCAGCAAGACCGCCTGGCCCGAGTCCACGTTGGAGGCCCAGCGGACCCGGCTGCTCGGCGCGCTCGCCCCGCTGGTCGCTCGCACCGGAGCCGAGGCGACGGTCGTCTTCGACGCCGCGTCCAGCTCGACGCGCCCGGTGGTCCGGGTGCCGCGCGGGGTGAAGGTGCTGTTCAGCCCGGAGGGGGTGATCGCCGACGACGTGCTCCGCGAGCTGGTCGCCGCCGAGCCGCGGGGCCGGATGGTGGTGGTCGTCTCCAGCGACCGCGCGGTGGCGACCGACGTCTCCCGCGCCGGTGCCCGCGCCGTGGCCTCCGAGGCCCTCCTCGGCCTGCTCGCCCGCACCTCCTGA